A single window of Caldimicrobium thiodismutans DNA harbors:
- a CDS encoding response regulator, producing the protein MFFPEKDLERIIKILVVDDDPGIRDSIYEILLAEGYQVETAENGKEALEKVSSFEPDIVLTDYLMPEMDGINLCRFIKNNPDLMDTGVILITGVNDLDTRVKGLLAGADDFLAKPFMLPELQARIKSLSKVKLYHDFLKDYQKRLEEEVEKKTADLLRANLDLKLAFEEIKELSLETIYRLAKAAEYRDEHTGYHIQRIAHYSVAIGAHLGLENEALDVLRYASPLHDIGKLGIPDAILLKPGALTPSEWEIMKMHSIIGAEILAGSKIRYLKAAEKIARYHHEKWDGTGYPEGLKGERIPLLARITAIADVFDALTTDRPYRKAMTINEAFEIIKRGKGAHFDPQLVEIFFKIKDEILSIRELFRDEEEIPHLFKLTQKIRT; encoded by the coding sequence ATGTTTTTTCCAGAAAAAGACTTAGAGCGTATCATTAAGATTCTGGTAGTGGATGATGACCCTGGTATCAGGGATTCTATATATGAAATCCTTCTTGCTGAGGGATATCAAGTAGAAACAGCTGAAAATGGAAAAGAAGCTTTAGAAAAGGTTTCATCTTTTGAGCCAGATATAGTGCTTACCGATTATCTTATGCCAGAGATGGATGGGATAAACCTTTGCAGGTTTATTAAAAATAACCCTGATTTAATGGATACAGGAGTTATATTGATTACAGGAGTTAATGACCTTGACACAAGGGTCAAAGGTTTGCTTGCTGGAGCAGACGATTTCCTTGCTAAACCCTTTATGCTACCTGAACTTCAAGCAAGAATCAAGTCTCTTTCAAAGGTTAAGCTCTACCATGATTTTTTGAAAGACTATCAAAAAAGACTGGAAGAGGAAGTGGAAAAAAAGACTGCCGATCTTTTAAGGGCCAATCTTGATCTGAAACTTGCCTTTGAAGAGATTAAAGAGCTCTCTCTTGAGACTATTTACCGATTAGCCAAGGCAGCTGAATACAGAGATGAGCACACAGGCTATCATATCCAGAGAATTGCCCATTATAGTGTGGCTATAGGGGCTCATCTCGGGTTAGAGAATGAGGCCTTAGATGTTCTTCGCTACGCCTCTCCTCTTCATGATATAGGTAAGCTTGGTATTCCTGATGCGATTCTCTTAAAACCCGGGGCTCTTACTCCCTCTGAATGGGAAATTATGAAGATGCATTCTATTATTGGAGCGGAGATTTTGGCAGGCTCAAAGATAAGATATTTAAAAGCTGCTGAAAAAATTGCCAGATATCATCATGAAAAATGGGATGGGACTGGTTATCCTGAGGGACTTAAAGGAGAAAGGATTCCCCTTCTGGCCAGAATTACAGCCATTGCGGATGTCTTTGATGCCTTAACTACAGATAGGCCCTATCGTAAGGCTATGACTATAAATGAGGCCTTTGAAATTATAAAGCGTGGAAAGGGTGCCCACTTTGACCCTCAGCTTGTGGAGATCTTTTTCAAAATAAAGGATGAAATTCTCTCCATTCGGGAACTCTTTAGAGATGAGGAGGAAATTCCTCACCTCTTTAAACTTACCCAGAAAATAAGGACTTAA
- a CDS encoding DUF72 domain-containing protein, with product MKCYVGTSGWSYYSFKGIFYPEELKPKEWLKFYSQHFKTVEINATFYRTPRPQTFKKWYHETPADFIFTIKAPKVITHIKRLKEVAEELKVFLKSIAHLGEKAKVLLFQLPPSLKYERGLIEQFLELLSEDYRSVIEIRNASFHNEEFADLLRKKGVALCFSDCGGRYPSWYEVITADFLYLRLHGSPELYVSNYTDEELKSLAKLVKSYQVKEAYVYFDNTALGYAVLNAQTFLKFFENS from the coding sequence ATGAAGTGCTATGTGGGGACTTCAGGCTGGAGTTATTACTCCTTTAAGGGGATCTTTTATCCTGAAGAATTGAAACCCAAAGAATGGCTTAAGTTTTACAGTCAACATTTTAAAACAGTTGAAATAAATGCTACCTTTTACCGAACTCCTCGGCCCCAAACCTTTAAAAAATGGTATCATGAGACACCAGCAGATTTTATCTTCACTATAAAGGCCCCTAAGGTTATCACCCATATTAAAAGACTCAAAGAGGTTGCAGAGGAACTAAAGGTCTTTTTAAAGAGTATTGCTCATCTCGGAGAAAAGGCAAAAGTCTTACTTTTTCAATTACCCCCCTCTTTAAAATATGAAAGAGGGCTTATAGAGCAGTTTTTAGAGCTTTTATCAGAGGATTATAGGTCTGTTATTGAGATACGCAATGCAAGCTTTCATAATGAGGAATTTGCAGACTTACTCAGGAAGAAGGGAGTTGCTCTATGTTTCTCTGATTGTGGAGGACGATACCCTTCTTGGTATGAAGTTATAACTGCAGATTTCCTATATCTGAGACTCCACGGCTCCCCCGAGCTATATGTTTCTAATTATACAGATGAAGAACTTAAAAGCCTTGCAAAGCTTGTGAAATCTTATCAGGTAAAAGAGGCCTATGTTTATTTTGATAATACCGCTCTGGGTTATGCAGTATTAAATGCTCAGACCTTTTTGAAATTTTTTGAAAATTCTTAA
- the mobA gene encoding molybdenum cofactor guanylyltransferase: MKKFGLILAGGKGKRIGGNKPLKLLAGKPLLYWALNPYLQLNIPILISVESKEQKEVLKDSLEKYLGGTKKLEFIFDDKNFKNLGPLSGLYAAFNYIDVEALLLVSAVDQPLIKIDLLRYLLEETEKIKTPALVFEKEEELEPLPGAYNTILLSELKSFLTLSPRKSFKAFLSILQGKGLLATSVFWHKIDPKGKCFLNINDLEELTKIETCFFQKKT, translated from the coding sequence TTGAAGAAGTTCGGGTTAATTCTTGCTGGTGGAAAGGGCAAAAGAATCGGTGGAAATAAACCTTTAAAACTCCTTGCTGGAAAACCTCTTCTTTATTGGGCTCTTAACCCCTATCTTCAACTGAATATTCCAATTTTAATCTCAGTGGAATCAAAAGAACAAAAAGAGGTTTTAAAGGATTCCCTTGAAAAATATTTGGGAGGCACAAAAAAATTAGAATTTATTTTTGATGATAAAAATTTTAAAAATCTTGGTCCACTAAGTGGTCTCTATGCAGCCTTTAATTATATTGATGTTGAAGCTTTACTTCTGGTTTCTGCTGTTGACCAGCCCCTTATAAAAATAGACCTTTTAAGATATCTTTTGGAAGAAACTGAAAAAATAAAAACCCCTGCCCTTGTATTTGAAAAAGAAGAGGAGCTTGAGCCACTTCCAGGGGCTTACAATACTATTCTTCTCTCGGAACTAAAATCTTTTTTAACTCTTTCTCCAAGGAAAAGCTTTAAGGCCTTTTTATCTATTCTGCAAGGAAAAGGGTTGCTTGCAACCTCTGTTTTTTGGCATAAAATAGACCCTAAAGGAAAATGTTTCCTCAATATTAATGACCTTGAGGAGCTTACCAAGATAGAGACATGTTTTTTCCAGAAAAAGACTTAG
- the smpB gene encoding SsrA-binding protein SmpB yields MPQKIVCTNRKAHHLYDIEETYEAGIQLLGCEVKSLREGRANLSDSFARILNGELFLYNFHISPYPHSLEAKNLDPTRTRKLLMHKREIKRLSGKVQEKGYTLVPLKVYFNERGLAKVELGLAKGKKVFDRREDIKRRELDREIRRKYKGKIK; encoded by the coding sequence ATGCCCCAGAAAATCGTCTGTACCAATCGCAAGGCCCATCATCTTTATGATATAGAGGAAACTTATGAAGCAGGTATTCAACTCTTAGGGTGTGAAGTCAAATCCCTGCGCGAAGGTAGAGCCAATCTCTCGGATAGTTTTGCAAGAATTCTCAATGGAGAGCTCTTTCTCTATAACTTTCATATAAGTCCCTATCCTCACAGTCTTGAGGCGAAAAACCTTGACCCTACTCGCACAAGAAAACTCCTTATGCACAAAAGGGAGATAAAACGCCTCTCCGGAAAGGTTCAGGAAAAAGGTTATACCCTTGTGCCTCTCAAGGTTTATTTTAATGAAAGAGGTCTTGCTAAAGTAGAATTAGGCTTAGCTAAGGGTAAAAAGGTCTTTGATCGCCGGGAAGACATTAAACGCCGGGAACTTGATCGGGAAATCAGACGAAAATACAAGGGAAAAATAAAGTAA
- a CDS encoding RrF2 family transcriptional regulator, with product MEFGILEDYAVRMVLFLAQNNGKIISRGEISEAMAIPITVLARIGQTLEAAGIVEIHRGKRGGYKLRKPPEKITLLEVLESFIGKIAINKCVDNPNFCVREGVCPVNRIWKEINEKFRNLLRVDFKTLLEMEKTLT from the coding sequence ATGGAATTTGGAATACTTGAAGATTATGCTGTGAGGATGGTGCTTTTTCTTGCGCAGAATAATGGAAAAATCATCTCCCGAGGTGAGATAAGTGAGGCAATGGCGATACCTATAACGGTTCTTGCAAGAATTGGCCAGACCCTTGAAGCTGCTGGAATTGTGGAGATTCATAGAGGAAAAAGAGGAGGATATAAGCTGAGAAAACCCCCTGAAAAAATTACCCTTCTTGAGGTTCTTGAAAGTTTCATCGGGAAAATTGCTATAAATAAGTGTGTAGATAATCCTAATTTTTGCGTAAGAGAGGGAGTTTGTCCTGTAAATCGCATTTGGAAGGAGATAAATGAAAAGTTTAGAAATCTTTTAAGGGTTGATTTTAAGACCCTTCTTGAGATGGAGAAAACCTTAACTTAA
- the ffh gene encoding signal recognition particle protein, producing the protein MFENLTERLEKALSGFKDRGKLSAEDIKKGLREIRLALLEADVNYKVVKDFLQRVENRALSSEVLESLTPFQQMVKIVYDELVETLGGKASGLNLTGKPSVILLAGLQGSGKTTTAAKLAKYLKKKGHNPLLCSTDIYRPAAIDQLRILSEKIELPFVSATPQEKALEIAERALKIAKDSGRDVLIVDTAGRLHIDEALMEELKAIKDFLKPQEVLLVADAMMGQDAVNVAQTFQERVGLTGIILTKVEGDARGGAAFSIKEVTGCPIKFLGIGEKLDALEVFHPERLASRILGMGDILTLVEKAQEAFDIKKARELEKKLKKLQFDLEDLREQLQQMKKLGSIKDILSFLPGLGKKIDNLPINEKEIHKMEAIINSMTPQERRNPHIINASRKRRIAKGSGTTVQDVNKLLKSFEEMKTLMKQFKSPGKMHGFLRRFMGV; encoded by the coding sequence GTGTTTGAAAACTTAACGGAAAGATTAGAAAAGGCTTTATCAGGCTTTAAGGATAGGGGCAAACTTAGTGCAGAAGATATTAAAAAGGGCTTACGGGAAATAAGGCTTGCTCTCCTTGAGGCGGATGTTAATTACAAAGTAGTCAAGGATTTTCTGCAAAGAGTGGAAAACAGGGCCCTTTCCTCTGAGGTTCTTGAGAGTCTTACCCCCTTTCAACAGATGGTCAAGATTGTCTATGACGAACTGGTTGAGACCCTCGGAGGCAAGGCCTCAGGCTTAAATCTTACTGGAAAACCTTCCGTTATTCTTTTAGCAGGGCTTCAAGGCTCAGGTAAAACTACTACAGCTGCCAAACTTGCTAAATATCTTAAAAAAAAGGGACACAATCCTTTACTTTGCTCAACAGATATTTACAGACCTGCTGCCATTGACCAGTTACGCATCCTTTCTGAAAAGATTGAGCTGCCCTTTGTTTCAGCTACCCCTCAGGAAAAGGCTCTTGAAATTGCTGAGCGGGCCTTAAAAATTGCAAAAGACTCAGGCAGAGATGTCTTGATTGTGGATACCGCTGGAAGATTACATATTGATGAAGCCCTTATGGAGGAACTCAAGGCTATTAAAGATTTTTTAAAACCTCAAGAGGTTCTCTTAGTAGCTGACGCTATGATGGGGCAAGATGCGGTGAATGTAGCCCAAACCTTTCAGGAAAGAGTAGGCCTTACAGGAATTATTCTTACCAAGGTAGAGGGAGATGCCCGTGGAGGAGCAGCCTTTTCTATTAAAGAGGTCACTGGCTGTCCTATAAAATTTCTGGGCATTGGAGAGAAATTAGATGCCCTTGAAGTCTTTCACCCTGAAAGACTTGCATCAAGAATCCTTGGAATGGGGGATATTTTGACCCTGGTGGAAAAGGCTCAGGAGGCCTTTGATATTAAAAAGGCGCGCGAGCTTGAAAAAAAACTTAAAAAACTTCAATTTGATCTTGAAGACTTAAGAGAACAGCTTCAGCAAATGAAAAAACTTGGGTCCATAAAAGATATTTTGAGTTTTCTACCCGGGTTAGGAAAGAAAATTGACAATCTCCCTATCAATGAGAAGGAGATCCATAAGATGGAGGCTATCATTAATTCTATGACCCCTCAGGAAAGACGCAATCCTCACATCATTAATGCCAGCAGAAAACGCAGAATTGCCAAAGGCTCTGGAACCACAGTTCAGGATGTAAATAAACTTCTTAAAAGCTTTGAAGAAATGAAGACCTTAATGAAACAATTCAAAAGCCCGGGAAAAATGCATGGCTTCCTTAGGCGTTTTATGGGGGTGTAA
- a CDS encoding histidine phosphatase family protein, which produces MKNFIIFRHGPIAEEYRKVFYGQVDVPLSSQGEKLSLEVVEGLKEIPLKKLFSSPLKRALYPAQILSKEKGLPLEVRNELKEINYGTWAGRPREEVYKEPLYWERLKKDYLSPPGGESLRDLRERAKKFWELLKGLEAGNYAIFTHGGFIRALLCELLNLENTLFFAFEVYHLKAVLITLFEDGIFVIKGVNLKIQEISQLMESSYW; this is translated from the coding sequence ATGAAAAATTTTATTATTTTCCGGCACGGTCCTATTGCAGAAGAGTATCGTAAAGTGTTTTATGGTCAGGTAGATGTTCCTCTATCCTCTCAAGGAGAAAAACTTTCTCTTGAGGTAGTTGAAGGGCTCAAGGAAATTCCTTTAAAAAAACTTTTTTCAAGCCCTTTAAAAAGGGCTCTCTATCCAGCTCAGATTCTCTCAAAGGAAAAGGGACTTCCCCTTGAGGTAAGAAATGAACTGAAAGAGATAAATTATGGAACCTGGGCGGGAAGACCAAGGGAAGAGGTCTATAAAGAACCCCTTTACTGGGAAAGGCTAAAAAAAGATTATCTTTCTCCTCCAGGTGGGGAATCTCTAAGGGATTTAAGGGAGAGGGCAAAAAAGTTCTGGGAGCTACTGAAAGGTCTTGAAGCTGGAAATTATGCCATCTTTACCCATGGGGGCTTTATTCGGGCCCTTCTCTGTGAACTTTTAAACCTTGAAAACACTTTGTTCTTTGCCTTTGAAGTCTATCATTTAAAAGCTGTCTTAATAACCCTCTTTGAAGATGGAATCTTTGTTATTAAAGGAGTTAATCTTAAGATTCAAGAAATATCCCAATTAATGGAATCCTCTTATTGGTAG
- the rnc gene encoding ribonuclease III, which yields MEEHFQELENALGINFKNKELLKIALTHSSYRISHKHEDLEDNERLEFVGDALLNLCISLLLYEKFPKDREGDLTKKRAYLVCKERLIKVAESLRLPEFLLTGRREKTLDLKSRLNMAGRAVEALIGAIFLDQGLEKACKVVHKLFAPYFKTLKLKPLVDAKSRLQEYLQKEKGIIPVYEVLEITGPAHKPEIEVVVKVEDMVLAKAKGTSRKEAENLAAKKALTKLKKQSKA from the coding sequence ATGGAAGAGCACTTTCAGGAACTTGAAAATGCCTTAGGGATCAATTTCAAAAATAAAGAGCTCCTTAAAATAGCCTTAACCCATAGTTCTTATCGTATAAGCCATAAACATGAAGACCTTGAAGATAATGAAAGACTTGAATTTGTTGGAGATGCCCTTTTAAATCTATGTATATCCCTACTTCTTTACGAGAAATTCCCTAAGGATAGAGAGGGAGACCTTACGAAAAAAAGGGCCTATTTAGTCTGTAAAGAGCGTTTGATAAAGGTAGCTGAGTCTTTGAGGTTACCTGAGTTTTTGCTTACAGGACGCAGGGAAAAAACTCTTGATCTCAAAAGCAGGCTAAATATGGCAGGCAGGGCAGTTGAGGCACTGATTGGGGCTATTTTTTTGGATCAGGGTCTTGAAAAGGCCTGTAAAGTGGTGCATAAACTTTTTGCTCCCTATTTTAAAACCTTAAAATTGAAGCCCCTTGTTGATGCCAAAAGCAGACTCCAAGAATATTTACAAAAGGAAAAGGGGATAATTCCTGTCTATGAAGTTCTTGAGATTACAGGGCCTGCACATAAACCGGAGATTGAGGTTGTAGTAAAGGTGGAAGATATGGTTTTGGCAAAAGCTAAAGGAACCTCCCGGAAAGAGGCTGAGAACCTTGCAGCTAAAAAGGCCCTTACTAAATTGAAAAAGCAAAGCAAAGCATGA
- a CDS encoding AAA family ATPase, whose translation MRPLYLSIQGFGPYLKTVLDENIFYLIHKERLFLISGEIGSGKTTLFDAILFAIFGEASFPERTPKDLISHLLKRYPQIVPEVTFNFLYQGKIYRVLRRPPYERQTGTVSLWIGNKLYSQKAGEVSEKIRELFGLDGKQFKKVFLIPQGEYREILLSDPKERKALFEKLFDTETLSRLEEFFKEQAKALKEKLTLLKEREAELMKLAEVSRPEELVEKLKYLSNQNELIQRELKKLTQGLKHCEEDIKKKEQALELLQKGLSLEKELKELSTKLPEIEALKEKVEKLKSLRGKAPYLEALERNKILIKERHLALQKEKTSIEKLNIALKENSQRLNELSEREAHIKIKREELLKKEEALQTLQKARLYEENLRELERIYLNTKNELESVESSGEVLQKKLELIQKEREELKNLLEISRALAEKKEKLSYLRAFYEKNQNLLKLKEKLKELERQRHYLQKELEHLKMKHLAIILSQNLREGEPCPVCGSLVHPAKPQRDLFLPQIEHLQKNLEKVEAEIENTKKEASHLEGELSFLQNMVQEKEEEIKESLLALEKSYGELVQKKFSFKELTQYEKKEKELKLLLEGLERQKKELQNRLLQVSEKRASLEGEIKALKGFLKDSQDEEKLKEEIKRITEEIKLFEENSKKLQATHLKLERVLHTHMANYENLKREIKERLQELKAFAKELVSLIKGRLFKNFSEIKKGLQEIKNLPHYEKYLFDFERDRHRLTLALRELKEEASKNNLTLNPETLKQLTIELTKLNQEKLKIEKEKVERERNLGKVEELLHQSENYLKSYGEILKEKRVLEEEYPYLEKLSLLLSGKNTNISFHSFVLSRFLSLILKKANTYFSDFTFGRYRFVEGDIFTKRFILEVFDTYTGSKREVKTLSGGESFLAALSFALGSSDVLLTLSKKGPLETLLIDEGFGSLDEQTLDRVVQSLLNLSQRTGKIIGVISHLKELKERFPLVLEVIKNPEGGSSIKMRRNL comes from the coding sequence ATGCGCCCTCTTTATCTCTCAATTCAGGGCTTTGGCCCCTATTTAAAAACAGTCCTTGACGAAAATATCTTTTATCTGATCCACAAAGAGAGACTTTTTCTTATCTCAGGGGAGATAGGCTCTGGAAAGACCACCCTCTTTGATGCCATCCTTTTTGCTATCTTTGGAGAGGCTTCCTTTCCTGAGCGCACACCTAAGGATCTTATCTCCCATCTGCTTAAAAGATACCCTCAAATTGTCCCAGAGGTAACTTTCAATTTTCTCTATCAGGGAAAGATTTACAGGGTTTTGCGCAGACCCCCTTATGAGAGACAAACAGGCACAGTTTCCCTCTGGATTGGAAATAAACTATATTCTCAAAAGGCAGGTGAGGTCTCAGAAAAGATTCGTGAGCTCTTTGGCCTGGATGGAAAACAATTCAAGAAGGTCTTTTTAATCCCTCAGGGAGAATACCGAGAGATACTCCTTTCTGATCCTAAAGAAAGAAAGGCCCTCTTTGAAAAACTCTTTGATACAGAGACCCTATCAAGACTTGAGGAATTTTTTAAAGAACAGGCTAAGGCCTTAAAAGAAAAGCTCACTCTTCTTAAGGAGAGAGAGGCTGAGCTTATGAAACTTGCCGAGGTGTCCAGACCTGAAGAACTTGTTGAAAAGCTTAAATACCTCTCAAATCAGAATGAGCTTATTCAAAGGGAATTAAAAAAACTTACCCAGGGATTAAAACATTGCGAGGAAGACATTAAAAAAAAGGAGCAAGCCCTTGAGCTTCTTCAAAAAGGACTCTCTCTTGAGAAAGAATTAAAGGAACTATCCACAAAACTTCCTGAGATAGAGGCCTTAAAGGAAAAGGTTGAAAAATTAAAATCCCTACGAGGGAAAGCTCCATATTTGGAGGCCTTAGAGCGAAATAAAATCCTTATCAAAGAAAGACATCTTGCCTTGCAGAAGGAAAAGACCTCTATTGAAAAACTCAATATCGCCTTAAAAGAGAACTCTCAAAGGTTAAACGAACTTTCTGAAAGGGAAGCTCACATTAAAATCAAAAGAGAGGAGCTTTTGAAAAAGGAAGAGGCCTTGCAAACCTTACAAAAGGCAAGGCTTTATGAGGAGAATCTTAGAGAACTTGAAAGAATATACCTGAATACGAAAAATGAATTGGAATCTGTAGAATCCTCAGGAGAAGTTTTACAAAAGAAGCTTGAATTAATCCAAAAGGAGAGGGAGGAGCTAAAAAATTTACTTGAAATCTCAAGAGCTCTGGCGGAAAAAAAAGAAAAGCTATCTTATTTAAGGGCCTTTTATGAAAAAAATCAAAACCTTCTAAAGCTTAAAGAAAAACTCAAAGAACTTGAAAGGCAGAGGCACTACCTGCAGAAAGAGCTTGAGCACTTAAAAATGAAGCACCTTGCCATAATTCTATCTCAAAACCTGAGAGAAGGAGAGCCCTGTCCGGTCTGTGGATCCCTTGTCCATCCTGCTAAACCCCAAAGGGACCTCTTTTTGCCTCAGATTGAGCACCTTCAGAAAAATTTAGAAAAAGTTGAGGCAGAAATTGAAAATACTAAAAAAGAGGCCTCTCACCTTGAAGGAGAGCTTTCTTTCCTCCAAAATATGGTTCAAGAAAAGGAAGAAGAAATAAAGGAAAGTCTTTTGGCTCTGGAAAAATCTTATGGGGAACTTGTTCAGAAAAAGTTTTCTTTTAAAGAACTTACTCAGTATGAAAAAAAAGAAAAAGAGCTTAAACTTCTGCTTGAAGGTTTGGAAAGACAAAAAAAAGAGCTTCAAAATAGACTTCTCCAGGTCTCGGAAAAAAGGGCATCCCTGGAAGGAGAGATTAAGGCCTTAAAGGGCTTTTTAAAGGATTCTCAAGATGAAGAAAAACTTAAAGAGGAGATTAAAAGAATTACTGAAGAAATCAAACTCTTTGAAGAGAACTCTAAAAAACTTCAGGCAACCCATTTAAAACTTGAAAGGGTCCTTCACACCCATATGGCCAATTATGAAAACCTTAAGAGAGAGATTAAAGAGCGTCTGCAAGAACTAAAGGCTTTTGCTAAGGAATTAGTCTCCTTGATAAAAGGGAGACTTTTTAAAAATTTTTCTGAAATAAAAAAGGGCCTTCAGGAAATTAAAAATCTTCCCCACTATGAGAAATATCTTTTTGATTTTGAAAGGGATAGACACAGACTCACCTTGGCCCTCAGGGAGCTAAAAGAAGAGGCCTCTAAAAATAATCTAACTTTAAATCCAGAAACCTTAAAGCAACTTACTATAGAACTAACCAAATTGAATCAGGAAAAGCTTAAAATAGAAAAAGAAAAGGTGGAAAGGGAGAGAAATCTTGGAAAGGTGGAGGAGCTTCTTCATCAGTCTGAAAATTATCTAAAGTCTTATGGAGAGATATTAAAGGAAAAAAGGGTTCTGGAAGAGGAGTATCCCTATCTTGAAAAACTAAGCCTTCTTCTTTCCGGAAAAAATACCAACATTTCCTTTCACTCCTTTGTTCTCTCGCGGTTTTTAAGTCTTATTCTCAAAAAGGCTAACACCTATTTTTCTGATTTTACCTTTGGAAGATATCGCTTTGTTGAGGGAGATATCTTTACTAAAAGGTTTATTCTTGAGGTCTTTGACACCTATACTGGTTCAAAGCGTGAGGTAAAGACTCTCTCAGGGGGAGAATCCTTTTTAGCAGCTCTTTCCTTTGCCCTTGGTTCATCTGATGTTCTGCTAACCCTTTCCAAAAAAGGACCTCTTGAGACCCTACTCATTGATGAAGGCTTTGGTTCCTTAGATGAACAAACCTTAGACAGGGTCGTTCAGAGTTTACTTAATCTCTCCCAGAGAACAGGAAAAATCATAGGGGTTATCTCCCATTTAAAGGAACTCAAGGAGCGTTTTCCCCTTGTCCTTGAGGTAATCAAAAATCCAGAGGGCGGAAGCTCCATTAAAATGAGGAGAAATCTTTGA
- a CDS encoding septal ring lytic transglycosylase RlpA family protein → MRFLLLLLSLILVSCARPPRQPSPPPQIIAPEESSKYLPGWMRPYTINGKTYYPLPKAEGYEEVCLASWYGPGFHGRQTSGGEIYNMYEYTAAHKLLPLGTYVLVTNLENGRELVVRINDRGPFVEDRCIDLSFASAKELGLHGKGLARVKIVALSEGELINSKVVYKDIPNFRFNEFYLQVGAFKNYANALKYKLELEQEFEQVSIEPYQHPEKGLFYRVQIFLSKDLYKAQEQALILKKDRFRTAFLVAK, encoded by the coding sequence GTGAGGTTCCTCCTCTTACTTCTTAGCTTAATTCTTGTTTCCTGTGCAAGACCTCCAAGACAGCCTTCTCCACCACCTCAAATAATTGCACCAGAAGAGTCAAGTAAATATCTTCCTGGTTGGATGCGTCCTTATACTATTAATGGAAAGACCTATTATCCTCTTCCGAAGGCAGAGGGCTATGAAGAAGTCTGTCTTGCCTCCTGGTATGGCCCTGGTTTTCACGGGCGTCAAACCTCAGGGGGGGAGATTTATAATATGTATGAATATACCGCAGCTCATAAACTCTTGCCCCTTGGAACTTATGTCCTTGTAACCAACCTTGAAAATGGCAGAGAGCTTGTGGTGCGAATTAATGACCGAGGGCCCTTTGTGGAGGATAGATGTATTGATTTAAGTTTTGCCTCAGCTAAGGAACTTGGTCTCCACGGAAAGGGTCTTGCCCGGGTAAAAATTGTAGCCCTTTCAGAAGGAGAACTTATAAACTCAAAAGTTGTCTATAAAGATATACCGAATTTCAGATTTAACGAATTTTATCTTCAGGTAGGGGCTTTCAAAAACTATGCTAATGCCTTGAAATATAAACTCGAACTTGAACAGGAATTTGAGCAGGTCTCCATTGAGCCCTATCAGCATCCAGAAAAGGGACTTTTTTACAGGGTCCAGATCTTTCTTTCCAAGGATTTATACAAGGCCCAGGAGCAGGCTTTAATTCTTAAAAAAGACCGCTTTAGGACCGCCTTTTTAGTTGCAAAATAA